The Nitrospirota bacterium genome contains the following window.
CTGGCAAGCAGTGCCAGGAGCGTTGCGGTGATGGCCGCCATGCCCGAGCTTTGCACAAGTGCCTCTTCGGCGCCTTCCAGCGCACGGAGCTTCTCAGCCACGGCGGACTGGTTGGGGAGGTTGAAGTACCGGGGGTAGTACGCCTTCCCCGAGGGGTTCGGAAAACGATATGAGCTTGAGGTGTATATGGGCGTGTTTACTCCCCCGGTGAGCTCCTCCCGCACGCCCGAGTGCACGCATCGGGTGTTTGTTCCTCCAGCACGCTTGTTTCCCATGAGCGGCTCTCCTTTCCCTCTCTTTACATGGAAGGTCGATGCATATAATTTCTAATTCTGCCCTTTGGCGCCGTGTCTTATCCCCACAATGCGGCCAGCGTGGAGCGATGCCCGTTATACCTTTCTCCCTCCAAAGGCCGCGAATATGCCGTCCTTGAAATAGCAGTCCACGTCCCCGAATCCGGCCTTTCGGAGCGCATCGAGCTGGTCCTCCAGCATGTCGGGCCTGTTCGTGCTCGCGGGCTCCTTGTACCGCCTTATGATGTCGTCCGGAGATTCGTCTCCCAGGCCGAGCCGTGCCTGCATGTGCTCCATCCAGCCGCGCCAGCGGGCGAAGTACCACTCCTCAAGCCCTTCGGAGGGCGCACGCAAGGTCGAACTCTTCATCAAGCGCCGCCGCCCCGCGCAAGAGCTCCTGGAAGCTCGCCCTTATGAACTTCACGTTCCCGTATTCTCCCAGCCGTTCGCCCGCCCGGCGGAGCATGGCCT
Protein-coding sequences here:
- a CDS encoding PLP-dependent transferase; this translates as MGNKRAGGTNTRCVHSGVREELTGGVNTPIYTSSSYRFPNPSGKAYYPRYFNLPNQSAVAEKLRALEGAEEALVQSSGMAAITATLLALLA